The sequence CGGGCCGCCCGTGGCCCGGGACGCCGCCGCGAGCACGACCAGCGGGCGGGCGGCGGACCGGTCCGCCCTCCGGCACGGCGCGACGCAGGCGCCGCGGCGGCGGCAGGGACCGCGCCGTACCGCCTCCCGGGCGGGCCCGGGGCCACTACGGTGGGCCGCGTGCCGAGCGCCGCCCGCACCGCAGCGGAGTACATCGCCGAGCTCCCCGAGCAGCGCCGCGGGGACATCCACACGGTGCTCGACGTCGTGCGGGCGAGCATGCCCGACGGCTACGTCGAGACCATGGCCTTCGGGATGATCACCTGGGTGGTGCCGGTGGACGTCTACCCCGACACGTACAACGGCCGGCCCCTGCAGTACGTCGCGCTCGCCTCGCAGAAGCGCCACGGCTCGCTGTACCTCATGGGCCTGTACGCGGACCACGACACCGAGCAGCGCTTCCGCGAGCGGTGGTCAGCCGGTGGGCGCCGCCTCGACATGGGCCGCTCGTGCATCCGCTTCCGCCGCGCCGACGACCTCGACCTCGGCCTCGTGGCCGAGGCGGTCGGCGGCCTCGCCCCCGACGACTTCGTCGCGCTGTACGAGCGGTCCCGGGCCCGCTGAGGCCGCCCCGGCGGTCGGCTCGACGGCACGGTCCGGGCCGGGGCCACCGTCGGTGCCGGCGTCGAGGTCGGTGCGCCGCCACAGGGCACGCCACAGCCACACGCTGACGAGCAGGCCGGCCAGCCCGGCCCCCACGACGAGGGTGCGCGGCCCGGCCACGGTGCCGAGCACGCCCCCGGCCGCCAGGCCGACGACCGACGCGGTGCGCAGCGCGCCGGTCACCGTGCCGAGCACGCGGCCGCGCTGCTCCGGCGCGACGCGCAGGGCGAGCGTGGTCTGGGCCGAGACGTTGACGACGCCGTTGCACGCGCCGAGGGCGAGCATCGCCGCCGCGAGCACGAGGACGCCGGGCGCGAGCCCGCCGACCACGAGCCACACCGACATGCCCGCCGCCCCGACGACCGCCGCCCGCACGAGGCGTCGCCCCGTCCCGAGCCGGGACGCCACCACGTTGCCGGCGACGAGTCCCGCGGCCAGCGCGGTACCGACCAGGCCGTAGTCGAGGGCGCTGCCGCCGAGGTCGCCGCGGACCAGCAGGACGAGGACGACACCGACCACCTCGACCGCGAGCACGAAGGCCACGAAGCCGACGACGAAGCTCCGCAGCACGGCGTCCCCGCGCACCAGCCGCAGCCCGTCGAGCACCCGCGGCGCCGCCTCCGCGTCCGCGTGGCTGCCCCCGCGGATGGTGCGGACGCGGACGGCCAGGACGGCGACCGCGGCGAACCCGACCGCG comes from Aquipuribacter sp. SD81 and encodes:
- a CDS encoding DUF1801 domain-containing protein, producing MPSAARTAAEYIAELPEQRRGDIHTVLDVVRASMPDGYVETMAFGMITWVVPVDVYPDTYNGRPLQYVALASQKRHGSLYLMGLYADHDTEQRFRERWSAGGRRLDMGRSCIRFRRADDLDLGLVAEAVGGLAPDDFVALYERSRAR